The Podospora pseudocomata strain CBS 415.72m chromosome 1 map unlocalized CBS415.72m_1, whole genome shotgun sequence genome has a segment encoding these proteins:
- a CDS encoding uncharacterized protein (EggNog:ENOG503NVY5; COG:C), which produces MLSRRLSRDTGLRTVHSLPFRARISAYPTRIVSPSQRRIVSNLPSSRTTIPGTAPDFKTFFTTPPLTLTHLRQLSITTSKNAPKSTPKALKYAYRFAAWFGSSVLFVSLGVIGFFVYDATTYVDHASNKSDLTISQLALNPRRGGPKNLPILEVFIDDEDDEDRKRQKDKPRLVILGGGWGGVALLKELNPEDWHVTVVSPTNYFLFTPMLPSATVGTLGLRSLVEPIRRIIHGVRGRFLRARAEDVDFSARLVEVSQVDCHGVEQRFYVPYDKLVVAVGSVTNAHGVKGLEHCHFLKDIRDAREIRNRIIRNLELACLPTTSDEDRKRLLSFVVSGGGPTGVEFAAELYDLLNEDLIQLFPRLLRNEISVHLIQSRDHILNTYDETLSTYAEERFARDQVEVLVNSRVSEVKEDSIVFTQKQKDGTVITKELPMGFCLWSTGVSQADLCKTLSGKLGKAQNNRHALETDTHLRLNGTPLGDVYAIGDCATVQNNVADHIISFLRSIAWKHGVTDPEKLSLHFSDWRNVAEQVKKRFPQAVGHLKRLDKLFEEYDRDRSGTLDFGELRELLKTIDSKLTSLPATAQRAHQQGSYLAHKFNKLARAAPGLRANEISDGDVDAAVYKAFEYKHLGSLAYIGNSAVFDLGNDGWRFAGGLWAVYAWRSIYFAQSVSFRTRVLMAMDWGKRALFGRDLMSY; this is translated from the exons ATGCTCAGCCGTCGCCTGTCTCGAGACACCGGGCTTCGGACGGTCCATTCTTTGCCTTTTCGGGCCAGAATATCGGCATACCCAACTAGAATAGTCTCCCCTTCTCAACGACGCATCGtttccaacctcccctcctcacgGACCACGATCCCTGGAACCGCTCCAGACTTCAagaccttcttcaccacaccacccctgACGTTAACCCACCTCCGTCAATTGTCTATCACAACATCCAAAAACGCACCCAAATCCACTCCAAAAGCCCTCAAATACGCCTATCGTTTCGCCGCCTGGTTTGGCTCTTCCGTGTTATTCGTCTCCCTCGGTGTAATTGGTTTCTTCGTCTACGATGCCACTACCTATGTCGACCACGCCTCCAACAAGTCCGACCTTACCATCTCACAGCTTGCACTCAACCCCCGACGAGGTGGGCCCAAGAACCTTCCCATTTTGGAAGTATTCatcgacgatgaggatgacgaggaccgCAAGCGGCAAAAGGACAAGCCAAGACTGGTGatcttgggtggtgggtggggaggtgtggCGCTGCTGAAGGAACTGAATCCCGAGGATTGGCATGTCACCGTTGTCAGTCCTACCAATTACTTCCTGTTCACGCCCATGCTGCCCTCAGCCACTGTTGGAACATTAGGACTGCGGAGTTTGGTCGAGCCGATACGGAGGATAATCCACGGGGTTAGGGGCCGGTTCCTGCGCGCCAGGGCCGAAGATGTCGATTTTAGTGCGAGATTAGTCGAAGTCAGCCAGGTGGACTGCCATGGTGTTGAACAGAGGTTCTATGTGCCTTACGACAAACTCGTGGTAGCGGTGGGTTCGGTGACGAATGCTCACGGAGTTAAGGGGTTGGAGCACTGCCATTTCTTGAAGGATATCAGAGACGCCCGGGAGATCCGCAACAGGATCATTCGCAACCTAGAGCTGGCTTGCCTGCCAACAACGAGTGACGAAGATCGCAAGAGGTTACTATCGTTTGTGGTCAGTGGAGGCGGGCCAACTGGGGTGGAGTTCGCGGCGGAGCTGTATGATCTGCTAAATGAAGACCTGATCCAGTTGTTCCCAAGGTTGCTGAGAAACGAAATCTCAGTTCATCTGATTCAGAGCAGAGACCACATTCTCAACACATACGACGAGACACTTTCGACCTATGCTGAGGAAAGGTTTGCCAGAGATCAGGTTGAGGTCTTGGTCAACTCGAGGGTCAGCGAAGTGAAGGAGGACAGCATCGTATTTACGCAAAAGCAAAAGGATGGAACAGTCATCACGAAAGAGCTCCCCATGGGGTTCTGTCTATGGTCCACTGGTGTCTCTCAGGCAGACTTATGCAAAACCTTGAGCGGAAAACTGGGCAAGGCGCAAAACAACAGACATGCCCTTGAGACAGACACACATCTAAGACTGAACGGCACGCCTCTTGGAGACGTGTATGCTATTGGGGACTGCGCCACTGTTCAAAACAACGTCGCCGACCACATCATTTCTTTCCTCCGAAGCATCGCCTGGAAGCACGGTGTTACTGACCCCGAGAAGCTTTCCCTGCATTTTTCCGACTGGAGAAATGTTGCCGAACAGGTCAAGAAGCGGTTTCCTCAGGCGGTGGGACATCTAAAGAGGCTAGACAAGCTGTTCGAGGAGTACGACCGTGATCGGTCCGGTACCCTGGATTTTGGGGAGCTGCGCGAGCTGCTTAAGACAATCGACAGCAAACTAACCAGCTTGCCAGCGACGGCGCAAAGGGCCCACCAGCAAGGGTCGTACCTCGCTCACAAGTTTAACAAGCTGGCACGGGCGGCTCCAGGGCTGAGAGCCAACGAGATTTCGGACGGCGACGTGGACGCGGCGGTTTACAAAGCATTTGAGTACAAACACTTGGGAAGCTTGGCGTATATTGGTAACTCGGCGGTTTTTGACCTCGGAAATGATGGGTGGCGGTTCGCTGGCGGTTTGTGGGCGGTGTATGCATGGAGAAGCATATACTTTGCTCAAAGCGTCAGTTTCAGGACGAGAGTGTTGATGGCCATGGACTGGGGAAAGAGGGCATTGTTTGGGAGAG ATTTGATGAGTTACTGA
- a CDS encoding uncharacterized protein (BUSCO:EOG09264KSI; COG:S; EggNog:ENOG503P544): MPATTLPPWAIELKNPPPYKPKSSIPDPPGYPSSQPSNSKKDKKTAPKRDPPSPEEMDTLKLKKAWEVALAPIKSLPMTAIMMYMSGNSLQIFSIMMVVMAFKNPIMGILGTNQAFERFETETNKGKVLQVKLVYVVMQIVALALGVWKVNGMGLLPTTRSDWLAWEAQREPVEFAVPGL, translated from the exons aTGCCAGCTACAACGTTACCGCCATGGGCGATTGAGCTCAAGAACCCCCCACCATATAAGCCCAAATCGTCGATCCCCGACCCCCCTGGCTATCCCTCTTCGCAAccctcaaactccaaa aaagacaagaaaactgCCCCCAAACGCGACCCTCCATCTCCCGAAGAAATGGATACCCTCAAACTCAAAAAGGCCTGGGAGGTTGCCCTCGCCCCGATCAAGTCTCTTCCCATGACCGCCATCATGATGTACATGTCCGGCAACTCGCTCCAAATATTCAGCATCATGATGGTTGTTATGGCTTTCAAGAACCCTATTATGGGAATACTCGGCACGAACCAGGCGTTTGAGCGGTTCGAGACGGAGACTAACAAGGGCAAGGTGCTACAGGTGAAGCTCGTCTATGTGGTCATGCAAATCGTGGCGCTTGCGCTGGGCGTTTGGAAGGTGAATGGGATGGGACTGTTGCCTACGACGAGGAGCGACTGGTTGGCGTGGGAGGCGCAGAGGGAACCGGTGGAATTTGCGGTGCCAGGTTTATGA
- a CDS encoding uncharacterized protein (EggNog:ENOG503NUMT; COG:U), whose amino-acid sequence MASAQGGDSKLFARGKVAELRLELNSGSKKDKNFTTKKIALKKIVANMTMSNNDMVALFPDIIGCMGIQNLEIKKMCFLFLVNYARMRPEVAVKAIPVLEHDMEDPNPLVRALALRTMSYIHVREFVEATVPIVKQLLRDSDPYVRKTAAYTVAKLYDHDRHMVEKSDLIDRLNGLLRDDNPTVVASALAGLMDIWERSDAIKLTIDYSNASKMVAILPDCSEWGQTYILEALMSYVPQEAGEATLLAERIAPRLSHSNSAVVLTCIRVILYLMNYIADQKQISALCRKLSPPLVTLLAKGPEVQYLALRNALLILQRRPEVLRNDIRVFFCKYNDPIYVKVTKLELIFMLANEKNIDEVLTELREYATEIDVHFVRKAVRAIGKLAIKIEPAARRCINLLLELVSTKVTYIVQEATVVIRNIFRKYPNQYESIIGTLCEHLDSLDEPEAKAAMVWVIGQYASRIENSDVLLEDFLDSFAEEPVEVQLALLTATVKLFIQRPTKGQDLVPKVLKWATEETDNPDLRDRAYMYWRLLSTDMEAAKRVVMGEKPAITAESEKLDPQTLEEMCLNVGTLATVYLKPVQTVFRNARPKKLHDSPCLQRQEVAVPGLRQPGDDGNKSLSGFGFGSDKAVQRQGNMSAAVSDADAYFAQQHTRQQDGFGDQGHGGGYVVSQFDAQVPVYSAQGQPNNADLLL is encoded by the exons ATGGCGAGCGCACAGGGAGGAGATTCGAAGCTTTTTGCTCGG GGCAAAGTCGCTGAGCTCCGCCTCGAGTTGAACAGCGGCAGCAAAAAGGACAAGAATTTCACGACGAAAAAGATCGCGCTGAAAAAGATTGTTGCCAATATGACCATGAGCAACAACGATATGGTGGCCCTGTTTCCAGATATTATTGGGTGCATGGGCATTCAGAATCTCGAAATCAAAAAGatgtgcttcttgttcttggtcaACTATGCGAGAATGCGCCCCGAGGTAGCAGTGAAGGCGATTCCTGTTCTGGAACAT GACATGGaagaccctaaccctcttgTAAGAGCGCTGGCCTTGCGGACAATGTCTTATATCCATGTGCGAGAGTTTGTCGAGGCCACAGTGCCCATTGTTAAGCAGCTTCTCCGGGATTCTGATCCGTATGTGCGCAAGACGGCTGCGTACACTGTCGCCAAGTTGTATGATCATGACAGGCACATGGTGGAAAAGTCAGACTTGATCGACAGGCTAAACGGCCTGCTGAGGGATGACAACCCGACAGTAGTTGCCAGCGCCTTGGCCGGGCTGATGGATATCTGGGAAAGAAGCGACGCCATCAAACTTACCATTGATTACAGCAATGCGTCCAAAATGGTTGCCATTCTGCCAGATTGCTCAGA ATGGGGCCAAACATACATCTTGGAAGCCCTCATGTCGTATGTTCCACAAGAAGCAGGGGAAGCTACCCTGTTGGCGGAGCGTATAGCACCTCGACTTTCTCACTCCAACTCGGCAGTTGTCCTCACCTGCATCAGAGTAATTCTCTATCTGATGAACTACATTGCCGACCAAAAACAGATCTCCGCCCTCTGCAGGAAACTGTCACCACCGCTCGTCACTCTGTTGGCCAAGGGACCCGAGGTTCAGTACCTGGCCTTGAGGAACGCCCTGTTGATCCTACAGCGCCGCCCCGAAGTCTTGCGCAACGACATCCGCGTCTTTTTCTGCAAATACAACGATCCCATCTACGTCAAGGTCACCAAGCTCGAGCTCATCTTTATGCTGGCCAACGAAAAGAACATTGACGAAGTCCTGACCGAATTGCGAGAGTACGCCACCGAAATCGACGTTCACTTTGTCCGCAAGGCTGTCAGAGCTATCGGAAAGCTTGCCATCAAGATTGAACCCGCCGCGCGCCGGTGCATCAACCTGCTGCTGGAATTGGTGTCAACAAAGGTTACTTATATCGTCCAAGAAGCCACGGTCGTCATCCGCAATATCTTCCGCAAATACCCCAACCAGTACGAGTCCATCATCGGCACCCTGTGCGAGCATCTCGACAGCCTCGACGAACCAGAAGCCAAGGCGGCCATGGTCTGGGTCATTGGCCAGTACGCCTCCCGCATCGAGAACTCGGACGTGCTGCTGGAAGACTTTTTGGACTCGTTTGCCGAAGAGCCCGTTGAGGTTCAACTCGCCCTTTTGACCGCTACAGTCAAGCTGTTTATCCAACGGCCGACAAAGGGCCAGGATTTGGTTCCCAAGGTTCTCAAATGGGCCACCGAGGAAACAGACAACCCCGACCTGCGAGACAGGGCGTACATGTACTGGAGACTGCTGTCGACAGACATGGAGGCGGCCAAAAGGGTGGTCATGGGCGAGAAGCCAGCCATCACTGCCGAgagcgagaagctggaccCGCAAACCCTCGAGGAGATGTGTCTGAACGTGGGCACTCTGGCTACAGTGTATCTCAAGCCGGTGCAGACTGTGTTCAGGAATGCGCGACCCAAGAAGTTGCACGACAGCCCGTGCCTGCAACGTCAGGAGGTGGCCGTTCCTGGTTTGAGGCAGCCGGGGGATGACGGGAACAAGAGTTTGAGCGGGTTCGGGTTCGGTAGTGACAAGGCGGTCCAGAGGCAAGGGAATATGAGTGCGGCCGTATCAGACGCAGATGCCTACTTTGCGCAGCAACACACCAGACAACAAGATGGATTTGGGGATCAGGGGCATGGAGGCGGGTATGTGGTCAGCCAGTTTGACGCCCAGGTACCAGTCTACTCTGCACAGGGCCAGCCAAACAATGCCGACCTTTTGCTGTGA
- a CDS encoding uncharacterized protein (COG:S; EggNog:ENOG503P91Y), producing MGKSKVVTAVFRALQLILSITVLALTLTFLKGQVYGDPPTTTKFTIFVAAFTIVVAVANLLGAIWWTWLEDIVPTIALMALDGIAALLFIAAGIAWSIGLKDTHGCSLGDDDGRGLYFTGLINGGLIDVRGSQPLAGYLREEDLKSPDLAFSRLQGLCHKAVANQSLMFVVGVALCGSLIGLRFWSYKRGGQKTTYV from the exons ATGGGCAAGTCCAAAGTGGTTACGGCCGTGTTTCGAGCCCTCCAG CTCATCCTATCAATCACGGTCCTGGCTTTgaccctcaccttcctcaagGGCCAGGTATATGGcgacccccccaccaccaccaagttcACCATCTTCGTTGCCGCCTTCACCATCGTCGTAGCCGTggccaacctcctcggcgccATCTGGTGGACATGGCTCGAGGACATTGTCCCAACGATTGCCCTGATGGCTCTGGACGGTATCGCCGCATTGTTGTTCATCGCAGCCGGAATA GCTTGGTCGATTGGACTCAAGGATACCCATGGCTGCTCATTgggggacgacgacggcagaGGCCTGTATTTTACCGGTCTCATCAACGGAGGCCTGATTGATGTTCGCGGATCGCAGCCACTTGCTGGTTATCTGCGCGAGGAGGACCTAAAATCCCCGGATTTGGCTTTCAGTAGGCTCCAAGGACTGTGCCACAAAGCTGTCGCGAACCAAAGTTTGATGTTcgtggttggggttgcgCTTTGCGGCAGCCTGATCGGGTTGAGATTCTGGAGCTACAAAAGGGGCGGACAGAAGACGACTTATGTGTAA